In Bythopirellula goksoeyrii, a single window of DNA contains:
- the fabD gene encoding ACP S-malonyltransferase, whose product MTKSAFLFPGQGAQSVGMGAALADSLSKARELFDRAADILGYDLLDLCTSGPAEKLNSTVHSQPALFVCSLAALEKLKQDSPDVVESCAATAGLSLGEYTALVFAGAMKFDAALRVVQVRGQAMQDAADAVQSGMVSVLGLERGKVEELVIQAREEDVLQLANFLCPGNIVVSGGKAACERIAPLAETAGAMKVIPLTVAGAFHTPLMQPAVERLKAALADVEIVAPRIPVVSNVDARPHDDPAEIRSLLERQVVEPVLWEDTMQWLIGEFGIESCYEIGPGRVLRGLLKRISRKLPCENIEA is encoded by the coding sequence GTGACAAAATCTGCGTTTCTATTTCCTGGCCAAGGCGCCCAGTCGGTTGGCATGGGTGCAGCGCTGGCCGATTCACTGTCCAAGGCTCGGGAACTCTTCGATCGCGCTGCGGATATCCTGGGCTACGACCTCTTGGACCTTTGCACCTCGGGTCCTGCTGAGAAACTCAATTCCACGGTTCATAGTCAGCCTGCACTGTTCGTCTGCAGCCTGGCAGCTTTGGAAAAATTGAAACAAGACTCGCCAGATGTCGTCGAAAGTTGTGCGGCAACGGCTGGCTTGAGCTTGGGTGAATACACAGCATTGGTCTTTGCGGGGGCGATGAAGTTTGATGCGGCCTTGCGCGTTGTGCAAGTGCGAGGTCAGGCGATGCAAGATGCCGCGGATGCTGTCCAGAGCGGTATGGTCAGTGTGCTGGGGCTCGAGCGCGGAAAAGTCGAAGAACTAGTGATACAAGCGAGAGAGGAAGACGTCTTGCAGTTGGCAAACTTCCTCTGCCCGGGCAACATTGTCGTTTCTGGCGGCAAGGCGGCCTGTGAGCGGATAGCACCCCTCGCCGAGACCGCTGGGGCAATGAAAGTGATACCTCTCACGGTAGCTGGTGCGTTTCACACTCCACTTATGCAGCCAGCGGTGGAACGATTGAAGGCGGCTCTGGCGGATGTGGAGATCGTCGCTCCCCGAATCCCTGTGGTTTCCAATGTTGATGCCCGCCCTCACGACGACCCGGCAGAAATCCGCAGCTTGCTCGAGAGACAGGTGGTTGAACCTGTGCTGTGGGAAGATACCATGCAATGGCTCATCGGCGAGTTCGGCATCGAGAGCTGCTACGAAATCGGCCCCGGGCGCGTGTTGCGAGGATTGCTAAAACGAATCTCACGCAAGTTGCCGTGTGAGAATATTGAAGCGTAA
- the rpmF gene encoding 50S ribosomal protein L32 yields MAVPKRKHSNSRSGKRRSHDRLTARQLQSCPKCGTPGPTHTVCANCGQYMGRVMVETEE; encoded by the coding sequence ATGGCCGTTCCCAAGCGTAAACATTCCAATTCTCGAAGTGGCAAGCGTCGTTCACACGATCGGCTGACAGCCCGGCAGTTGCAGTCCTGTCCCAAGTGCGGCACGCCAGGTCCCACGCACACCGTCTGTGCCAACTGTGGGCAGTACATGGGCCGGGTGATGGTCGAAACCGAGGAATAG
- a CDS encoding FitA-like ribbon-helix-helix domain-containing protein codes for MAQFIVRNLEDDVRDKLRELARSHGQSMEETVREILRRAVMKQHASQPHLGSRIAKRFEGVGLEQDIEELRGQPIQPENFDR; via the coding sequence GTGGCACAATTTATCGTTCGCAATTTGGAAGATGATGTCCGAGACAAACTGCGAGAATTGGCTCGTAGCCATGGTCAAAGCATGGAAGAAACGGTCCGCGAGATTCTGCGGAGGGCTGTCATGAAACAACATGCTTCTCAGCCCCATCTCGGATCGCGGATTGCCAAGCGTTTTGAGGGGGTTGGGCTGGAACAGGACATTGAAGAACTGCGTGGTCAGCCAATCCAGCCAGAGAACTTTGATCGATGA
- a CDS encoding type II toxin-antitoxin system VapC family toxin: MIVLDTNVISALMRSTPDERVVNWLNAQPSESIWTSSICVFEIMFGLQTMAKGKRRRALEDAFEKVLEQDLEGRVLDFDATAAFEAAIISAKLRSIGRSVEIRDVQIAGIVEARHGTLSTRNTQHFVDTGIPLVNPWDDLPA, encoded by the coding sequence ATGATTGTTCTGGATACCAATGTAATCTCGGCATTGATGCGATCCACACCGGATGAGCGAGTTGTCAACTGGCTCAATGCACAACCTTCCGAATCCATATGGACTTCAAGCATTTGTGTATTCGAGATCATGTTTGGCCTCCAAACTATGGCAAAGGGCAAGCGGCGTCGAGCATTGGAGGATGCATTTGAGAAGGTATTGGAGCAGGACCTGGAGGGTCGTGTCTTAGACTTCGATGCGACTGCGGCTTTTGAGGCGGCAATTATTTCGGCCAAGCTGCGTTCTATTGGACGCTCTGTTGAAATACGAGATGTTCAGATCGCGGGGATAGTTGAAGCGAGACATGGCACTCTCTCCACACGTAACACCCAGCATTTCGTCGATACAGGCATTCCACTAGTCAATCCATGGGACGACTTGCCCGCGTGA
- a CDS encoding GNAT family N-acetyltransferase, with amino-acid sequence MSKVVSLRHYQPSDIDAIWEAVEESKRELARWLAWCHDEYSCEDVRAWVEGRPAAWDNNEEWGFVVEDENERLLGVCGIHRIAMKHRVGELGYWVRTSATGQGTATQAARQICEWAFREQSLHRIEIFVDVENLPSQRVATRIGGVCEGTLRERLFVQDQPHDCKLFAVLRDTHVESD; translated from the coding sequence ATGAGCAAAGTCGTTTCCCTACGCCACTATCAGCCCTCCGACATCGATGCGATTTGGGAGGCCGTCGAGGAATCAAAAAGAGAACTTGCTCGCTGGTTGGCATGGTGTCACGACGAGTACTCTTGCGAAGATGTTAGGGCATGGGTGGAAGGGCGCCCAGCTGCTTGGGACAACAATGAAGAGTGGGGCTTTGTGGTCGAAGACGAAAACGAGCGCTTGTTGGGGGTCTGTGGGATCCACCGCATTGCAATGAAACATCGAGTCGGCGAACTTGGGTACTGGGTTCGGACTTCCGCCACGGGCCAAGGAACTGCCACGCAGGCTGCGAGACAAATCTGCGAATGGGCATTTCGTGAGCAATCACTCCATCGTATCGAGATTTTCGTCGACGTCGAAAACCTACCCAGCCAACGCGTGGCCACAAGAATTGGCGGCGTCTGCGAGGGCACCTTACGAGAACGTTTGTTTGTTCAAGACCAGCCGCATGACTGCAAGTTGTTCGCGGTTTTGCGAGATACGCATGTCGAGTCGGATTGA
- the fabG gene encoding 3-oxoacyl-[acyl-carrier-protein] reductase has translation MSESNDRRIQVDLSGQSAIVTGASRGIGKAIAITLGAAGAKVACVARSEDKLAETAKAITDAGGTAAVYACDVADSAAVQKVVDAVVAEWGQLDIMVNNAGITRDTLIPRMSDEEWDDVIATNLRSVFLFTRGAAGAMMRSKSGRIINISSTSGIMGNPAQSNYSASKAGVIGFTQTVARELASKRRKITVNAICPGFIATDMTAALMEAAGEEAVMERIKAAVPLQRQGEAEEVADAVLFLASSSAAYITGQTLVVDGGLTA, from the coding sequence ATGAGTGAATCAAACGATCGTAGAATTCAAGTCGATCTCTCTGGCCAGTCGGCCATCGTCACAGGTGCCTCACGCGGTATTGGCAAAGCGATTGCCATCACGCTGGGTGCCGCCGGTGCGAAGGTTGCTTGCGTAGCTCGCAGTGAAGACAAACTTGCCGAGACGGCTAAAGCGATTACCGACGCGGGGGGAACTGCCGCCGTCTATGCCTGCGATGTGGCCGACTCGGCAGCTGTACAGAAAGTGGTCGACGCAGTCGTCGCCGAGTGGGGCCAGCTCGACATTATGGTCAACAACGCCGGTATCACCCGCGACACCTTGATCCCGCGGATGAGCGACGAGGAATGGGACGACGTGATTGCCACGAATCTGCGGAGCGTATTCCTGTTCACACGTGGGGCAGCAGGCGCAATGATGCGATCCAAGTCTGGCCGGATCATCAATATCTCCAGCACCTCAGGTATTATGGGCAACCCTGCACAAAGCAACTACTCCGCGTCGAAAGCGGGCGTGATCGGCTTCACGCAGACCGTGGCCCGCGAACTTGCCAGCAAGCGTCGGAAAATCACCGTGAATGCGATTTGCCCCGGCTTTATCGCTACCGATATGACAGCTGCCCTGATGGAAGCTGCGGGAGAAGAGGCGGTCATGGAGCGAATCAAGGCGGCTGTACCTCTGCAGCGACAGGGGGAAGCCGAGGAAGTTGCCGACGCGGTGCTCTTCCTTGCTAGTTCGTCAGCCGCCTACATAACGGGCCAGACCCTGGTGGTCGATGGAGGCCTAACTGCTTAG